DNA sequence from the Thalassotalea sp. 273M-4 genome:
TTAGATTTTAGTCATTGTTGCTATGTTAAAGCCGAAAAAAATTGGTTACTCTAAGAAAAAGTCTTATTAGGTTGCTATATGGACACGTACAAAGTATTTGGTAATCCGATCACACAATCATTATCACCTGTAATCCACACACAGTTTGCCAAACAAACCAAGCAAGAATTAACGTATCAAAAACAATACGTTGAACTAGGCCAGTTCAAGCAAGCTATCACCGAATTTATTCATCAAGGCGGAATGGGAGCAAATGTTACGGCACCATTTAAAGAAGACGCTATGCTGTTGTGTGATAAGTTAAGTGAGCAGGCTCAGTTAGCTGGCGCTGTTAATACCTTGTCGTTTGATCAAGGAATAATACAAGGAGACAATACCGATGGTGTTGGCTTAGTGAATGATCTTAAGTGGCATAATGTCACCTTAGCAAAATCACGAGTATTGATTCTTGGTGCTGGCGGCGCTGCCAAAGGTGTCGTTGAACCCTTACTTGCACAAGGTTTGCAAAAGCTTGTGATAGCCAATAGAACCGTCTCAAAAGCTCAGGATATTGTGACTAAGTTTAATCACCCTAAGTTCGAATCCGCAGATTTTACGGATGTTGCAAACTTATCGTTTGATGTCATTATTAATGCGACATCGGCAAGTTTATCTGCTCAACTACCCGCGGTAGACCCGTCGATTTTCAATCAGACCACTTGTTACGACATGGTTTATGCGAAACAACCGACTCGTTTTCTTACATGGGCTAAAGCATGCGGAGCAAAGCAATGTATTGACGGTTTAGGGATGTTGGTTGAGCAGGCGGCGGTGAGCTTTTCAATCTGGCGAGGGGTTTATCCAGATACCCAAAAGATTCGACAAATTTTACGACAAACAATATAAGGGCAAAAGAGAAGGGTATGAATCAGGCGATTTTGTTTAATGAAGACTACGAATATAATCATCAAATGCAGGCTTGGAAATTTACCGGCATGCTAAATGGTCAACTCTTAACAATATATATTAAAGGCAATGAAGACGAGATTAATGAATCATTAAAGTTTCACTGGGAAGAGCAAGTGGAAGACTGGCTCGAAGATAACGAGCCAGATGAACACAATGTGATTTATTTATGATCTCATTTAGACATCGCTAAATAATCGTTTTTAAGCTCTACATAGTTAGCGGCGGTCTTTGGCAAGAATGCGAGCTCGTCTTCTGTTAGCTTTCGTCTTTTTTGTGCTGGGTTACCGACGTATAAATAACCTGACTCTAAGGTTTTATTTGGTGGCACCAAAGAACCCGCACCAATAATGACATCATTTTCAACAATAGCGCCATCCATAACGATGGCGCCCATGCCAACCAAGATACGGTTTTTTAAAGTACATCCATGTAGCATAACTTTGTGACCAATGGTGACATCGCTACCAATCGATAAGGGAAAACCTTCGGGGAAGTTTGCTGATTTTCGGGTTACATGCAGCACGCTACCATCTTGGACGTTGGTACGAGCCCCAATAGTTATTTTGTTAACATCCGCACGTACCACAACCAGTGGCCAAAAACTCACATCGTCATCAACATTGATTTCACCAATAAGTACGGCACTAGGATCAACATAAACCTGATCTTTAATTTGCGGTTTACACTGTTTATATGGTCTTAGTTTATTACTCATAAATGCCTTAAAATACGGGATAGGTAGGTTAACCATACCAAATCTTTAGAAAATAATAAGCAAAAACCAAAAAAACGACCATTGTGTATCCATTATAAAGATTTTTTCCAACCCCTTTTTTTTAACCAAGTGCCGTAAAAGTGAGGTGGTAAAAGAAGCACCTATAGCAAAAATAATGCCCTAGAGACGAATTATACTGCAGGTTGCTTGTTTTTTGTGCGAACAGTTCGGGTTTTCAATGTTTTTTGAAAATAGCCCTTGACGACGACGTTAAAATCCCTAAAATGCGCATCCACTTCAACGGCACTGGCCGAGAAGTTGTTTTAATACGTTTGGATCGCATTTGTCGGCTTAAACGAACAATCTAAAGATGAAGTTTTAAAGTAAATAAATTTCAAAAAAAGGTTGACATTAAAACCGGGTGTCGTAAAATGCGCATCCTGCTTCGGGTAAGGCCCAGAGCACAGCAAGGCAGCGAATGAGATTGCCTTGTACGTTTAAAAACGTTCTTTAACAATTAGTTATCATGCAATTTGTGTGGGCACTCACATTAAGATTGATTTACAAAGCTACTAAGTATTTATACCGGTAGCACATTAACTTAATGATGATGACACACAAAATATATACATATGTTTTATGTAAAGTTTGTTTTTACTTTTAAAGTGAAAACAACCAGCAAATTCATTGAGTCGATTCTTCGGAATCAAAAAACAACTTTTTAATTGAAGAGTTTGATCATGGCTCAGATTGAACGCTGGCGGCAGGCTTAACACATGCAAGTCGAGCGGTAACATTTCTAGCTTGCTAGAAGATGACGAGCGGCGGACGGGTGAGTAATGCTTGGGAATATGCCTTGAGGTGGGGGACAACAGTTGGAAACGACTGCTAATACCGCATAATGTCTACGGACCAAAGGAGGGGATCTTCGGACCTTTCGCCTTTAGATTAGCCCAAGTGAGATTAGCTAGATGGTGGGGTAAAGGCCTACCATGGCGACGATCTCTAGCTGGTTTGAGAGGATGATCAGCCACACTGGGACTGAGACACGGCCCAGACTCCTACGGGAGGCAGCAGTGGGGAATATTGCACAATGGGGGAAACCCTGATGCAGCCATGCCGCGTGTGTGAAGAAGGCCTTCGGGTTGTAAAGCACTTTCAGCGAGGAGGAAAGGTTAGTAGCTAATATCTGCTAGCTGTGACGTTACTCGCAGAAGAAGCACCGGCTAACTCCGTGCCAGCAGCCGCGGTAATACGGAGGGTGCGAGCGTTAATCGGAATTACTGGGCGTAAAGCGTGCGTAGGCGGATTGTTAAGCGAGATGTGAAAGCCCAGGGCTCAACCTTGGAACTGCATTTCGAACTGGCTGTCTAGAGTATTGTAGAGGGTGGTGGAATTTCCAGTGTAGCGGTGAAATGCGTAGAGATTGGAAGGAACATCAGTGGCGAAGGCGGCCACCTGGACAAATACTGACGCTGAGGCACGAAAGCGTGGGGAGCAAACAGGATTAGATACCCTGGTAGTCCACGCCGTAAACGATGTCAACTAGCTGTTTGTGTCTTTAAGACGTGGGTAGCGCAGCTAACGCGATAAGTTGACCGCCTGGGGAGTACGGCCGCAAGGTTAAAACTCAAATGAATTGACGGGGGCCCGCACAAGCGGTGGAGCATGTGGTTTAATTCGATGCAACGCGAAGAACCTTACCATCCCTTGACATCCAGAGAAGTCGCTAGAGATAGCTTCGTGCCTTCGGGAGCTCTGAGACAGGTGCTGCATGGCTGTCGTCAGCTCGTGTTGTGAAATGTTGGGTTAAGTCCCGCAACGAGCGCAACCCTTATCCTTATTTGCCAGCACTTCGGGTGGGAACTTTAAGGAGACTGCCGGTGATAAACCGGAGGAAGGTGGGGACGACGTCAAGTCATCATGGCCCTTACGGGATGGGCTACACACGTGCTACAATGGCAGATACAAAGGGCAGCAAGACCGCGAGGTGGAGCGAATCCCATAAAGTCTGTCGTAGTCCGGATTGGAGTCTGCAACTCGACTCCATGAAGTCGGAATCGCTAGTAATCGTGGATCAGAATGCCGCGGTGAATACGTTCCCGGGCCTTGTACACACCGCCCGTCACACCATGGGAGTGGGTTGCAAAAGAAGTAGCTAGTTTAACCTTCGGGAGGACGGTTACCACTTTGTGATTCATGACTGGGGTGAAGTCGTAACAAGGTAACCCTAGGGGAACCTGGGGTTGGATCACCTCCTTACCTTAAGTAGACAACTTAATGAGTACGAAAGTACTGCGAGTGTTCACACAAATTGCACTGATAACGAAAGATAAAGACATACTCAGAAGTGGGGCTATAGCTCAGCTGGGAGAGCGCCTGCCTTGCACGCAGGAGGTCAGCAGTTCGATCCTGCTTAGCTCCACCATTTCTGAATTCTATACAGTAGGTCTGTAGCTCAGCTGGTTAGAGCGCACCCCTGATAAGGGTGAGGTCGGTAGTTCAAGTCTACTCAGACCTACCACTTTAGAATTTTAACTGTGTTATTTCAATGCTCGTTTAGCACACTAAACGTCGCATTAAAATGCATTGTTAAATATCTAAAAAGATAGAAGTGTCGAAAAGGACGAAAAGCCAAATTTAAGGCATCAAGATGATGATTTAAATTTGGTTTTTTACCAACTTTATGCCGAATGTGCGCATAAATGTACTCTTTAACAATTTGGAAAGCTGATATTAAACCCGGTGTTTGTATCGATAACAACGTGTCGCACGATGTTATCAAATGATATAAGCACCAAAACGAAAACACATTCCTAGTGTTTTCAAACTAATTAATAATCTTTGATTATTGATTTTTTATACTCAAGACATTCTTATTGAATGCGTGAAAATGTCAGGCGATACAATTAGTTCGGTTTAGTCACCGAACAGTCCAAGCAAATACGGTCAGTTAATTGGCTGTATTGCGACGGAATTAGGCGCTTCTACAAAGCCGTCAATGTTTTCTCGAAATGCGCATAACGTGTTATGTAATCGAGAGAAGACAGAAGACAATGCCGTAGAAACGACTAGTAACGAGCAAGACCGTTTGGGGTTGTATGGTTAAGTGACTAAGCGTATGTGGTGGATGCCTTGGCAGTTAGAGGCGATGAAGGACGTGTTAATCTGCGAAAAGCTGTGTTAAGCCGATAAAAGGCGTTATAGGCACAGATGTCCGAATGGGGAAACCCACTTGTCGTAAGGCAGGTATCATTAAGTGAATACATAGCTTAATGAGGCGAACCGGGAGAACTGAAACATCTAAGTACCCCGAGGAAAAGAAATCAACCGAGATTTCCTTAGTAGCGGCGAGCGAACGGGAATTAGCCCTTAAGCGGTTTGTAAATTAGTGGAATGCTCTGGAAAGGGCAGCGATACAGGGTGATAGCCCCGTACACGAAAATAAACTTACCGTGAAATCGAGTAGGTCGGGACACGAGAAATCTTGACTGAATATGGGGGGACCATCCTCCAAGGCTAAATACTCCTAACTGACCGATAGTGAACCAGTACCGTGAGGGAAAGGCGAAAAGAACCCCTGTGAGGGGAGTGAAATAGAACCTGAAACCGCATACGTACAAGCAGTGGAAGCCTACTTGTTAGGTGACTGCGTACCTTTTGTATAATGGGTCAGCGACTTATGTTCTGTAGCAAGGTTAACCGAATAGGGGAGCCGTAGCGAAAGCGAGTGTTAACTGCGCGTTTAGTTGCAGGGCATAGACCCGAAACCCGGCGATCTACCCATGGGCAGGTTGAAGGTTGAGTAACATCAACTGGAGGACCGAACACACGTATGTTGAAAAATGCGGTGATGACCTGTGGGTCGGAGTGAAAGGCTAATCAAGCCGGGAGATAGCTGGTTCTCCCCGAAATCTATTTAGGTAGAGCCTCGGACGAATACCATTGGGGGTAGAGCACTGTTAAGGCTAGGGGGTCATCCCGACTTACCAACCCTTTGCAAACTCCGAATACCAATGAGTACTATCCGGGAGACACACTGCGGGTGCTAACGTCCGTTGTGGAAAGGGAAACAACCCAGACCGCCAGCTAAGGTCCCAAAGTCATAGTTAAGTGGGAAACGATGTGGAAAGGCATAGACAGCTAGGAGGTTGGCTTAGAAGCAGCCACCCTTTAAAGAAAGCGTAATAGCTCACTAGTCGAGTCGGTCTGCGCGGAAGATGTAACGGGGCTAAACTATGCACCGAAGCTGCGGATTTGAACTTAGGTTCAAGTGGTAGGGGAGCGTTCTGTAAGCCGTTGAAGGTGTGTTGTAAAGCATGCTGGAGGTATCAGAAGTGCGAATGCTGACATGAGTAACGATAAGGGGAGTGAAAAACTCCCCCGCCGAAAGACCAAGGTTTCCTGTCCCATGTTAATCAGGGCAGGGTAAGTCGGCCCCTAAGGCGAGGCGGAAACGCGTAGTCGATGGGAAACAGATTAATATTTCTGTACTTCTTATAATTGCGAAGGAGGGACGGAGCAGGCTAGGCAAGCATGGCGTTGGTTGTCCATGTGAAAGTATGTAGGCTGAAGAATTAGGTAAATCCGGTTCTTCTTAAGGCTGAGATACGAGACGAGATTCTACGGAATTGAAGTTGTTGATGCCCTACTTCCAGGAAAAGCTTCTAAGCATCAGATTATAAGGAACCGTACCCCAAACCGACACAGGTGGTTAGGTAGAGAATACTAAGGCGCTTGAGAGAACTCGGGTGAAGGAACTAGGCAAAATAGTACCGTAACTTCGGGAGAAGGTACGCTGACTTTGGTGATGGGACTTGCTCCTTAAGCTGAGGTCAGTCGAAGTAACCAGGTGGCTGGAACTGTTTATTAAAAACACAGCACTGTGCAAAATCGAAAGATGACGTATACGGTGTGACGCCTGCCCGGTGCCGGAAGGTTAATTGATTGGGTTAGCGCAAGCGAAGCTCATGATCGAAGCCCCGGTAAACGGCGGCCGTAACTATAACGGTCCTAAGGTAGCGAAATTCCTTGTCGGGTAAGTTCCGACCTGCACGAATGGCGTAATCATGGCCACACTGTCTCCACCCGAGACTCAGTGAAATTGAATTTGCGGTTAAGATGCCGTATACCCGCGGCTA
Encoded proteins:
- the aroE gene encoding shikimate dehydrogenase, with amino-acid sequence MDTYKVFGNPITQSLSPVIHTQFAKQTKQELTYQKQYVELGQFKQAITEFIHQGGMGANVTAPFKEDAMLLCDKLSEQAQLAGAVNTLSFDQGIIQGDNTDGVGLVNDLKWHNVTLAKSRVLILGAGGAAKGVVEPLLAQGLQKLVIANRTVSKAQDIVTKFNHPKFESADFTDVANLSFDVIINATSASLSAQLPAVDPSIFNQTTCYDMVYAKQPTRFLTWAKACGAKQCIDGLGMLVEQAAVSFSIWRGVYPDTQKIRQILRQTI
- a CDS encoding gamma carbonic anhydrase family protein; translated protein: MSNKLRPYKQCKPQIKDQVYVDPSAVLIGEINVDDDVSFWPLVVVRADVNKITIGARTNVQDGSVLHVTRKSANFPEGFPLSIGSDVTIGHKVMLHGCTLKNRILVGMGAIVMDGAIVENDVIIGAGSLVPPNKTLESGYLYVGNPAQKRRKLTEDELAFLPKTAANYVELKNDYLAMSK